The Hordeum vulgare subsp. vulgare chromosome 7H, MorexV3_pseudomolecules_assembly, whole genome shotgun sequence DNA window TTAGAAGTCTTAATGAATAAGCACGACAACTTATGAAAAAAGCTGGAGAAGATGCGGTTTATTATTTAGGCCGAACTGGCACTAAATTACCATGAAACACTTGATTTGTCATGATCAAATATCGAACTTTCGCGATTTAACATTTCCGTAGTCCACAGTTAAAAAAAAAAACATTTCCGAAGTCCAAACGTATACGCGCCGACTGGTTTATTTTCTGGAAACACCGTCGAGTGTATTTAGGTTTGCCTGCACCGTGCAAGCATGGAGCGCGACACAGGCTGAGCTGAGCGGCGGCGGCCGAATGCCAGGCACAAATGCACGACCACCTGGCCGCCCTCCTCCGCGGCGGCCGTCACCCGCGCGCAGTCCACGGCGCCGCCGCAAAGCTCGGCTGCCTCGCCTCCACCTACCTCTGCAACAACctcctcctctcctacatcagcgGCAGCCTCCACGCGGAAGCGCGCCGCctgttcgacgaaatgccccACCGCAACGTCGTCTCCTGGTCAGTCCTCGTCTCCGGCGCCTCTCGCCTCGGCGCCCTCCGGGAGGCCTTTTTTCTCTTCTCCGACATGCTTCGTAGCGGAGAGCGCGGAGGCTGCGACCGCCCCAACTCGTTCGTGCTGGGCGCGCTGGTTGCCGGGTGCGCCCGTGCCAAAGACACCGTCGCGGGCGCGCAGGCGCATGCTTCCGCCCTCAAGTTTGGCGTGGATGAGGACGAGAGTGTCGCGGGGGCACTGGTGGATATGTACTCCAAGTGCGGGCGCGTGGACTTGTCCTGGCGGGCGTTTGCGCTCTCGCCACAGAGGTGCGTCGCCAGCTGGACGAGCATAATCAGTTGCCTTGTCAACCATGGATGCTCGGAGCACCGTGATGCAGCAATTGCCCTGTTGAAGAGGATGCTGCTCTTGAAGGTTTGGCCAACGAATGCAACGTTTTCTTGCATCCTGAAGGTTTTTGATGCACCTGAGTTGCTCCCTGGTGGGAAACAAATCCACGGCTGCTTATTGAAGATGGGAACTGAGGTTGATCCTGCTTTAGGAACCGCCCTTATAGCGATGTATGGTAGATGCGGTGGAGTGAATGAGATGGCTAGGTTGTCTTGCCGGATAAGGCATGATGCCTTCTCCAGGACCTCACTTCTTGTAGCTTTTGCGCGGAATGGATGCAACATGGAGGCAGTTTGGAACTTTCGTGAGATGGTCATGGAAAATATGGCAATTGATCAGTCAGCTGTAACTAGCCTACTGCAGGTTTGTTCATCATTAGGACAGCTGAGAGTGGCCAAGGAGGTCCACTGCTATGCTCTGAAGGCTTTCTTTAAGCTGGATACATTACTGCTCAATGCGACTATCACTGTTTATGGCAGATGTGGCGATGTCACGAGTTCAGAGATTATATTTGATCGTCTGGAAAACAAAGACATCATATCATGGACGGCATTACTAACTTGCTACGCGCAAAATGATCTTGCTCTGGAGACACTCTTGCTCTTCAGGGAAATGCTTAGGAAAGGCTTAGGATCTCCCGTCTTTTGCATTACCAGCGTGCTAAGGGCCTGTTCTAGCACCACAAATTATGCTGTTGGGTGGCAAATTCATTCGAGGGTGGTGAAGTTAGGAATTGATGATGCCAATTCGGTTGAGAATGCCCTTTTGACTATGTACGCTAAGTGCGGAAGTGTTCATGTTGCACTGAAGATTTTCAATTCAATGAGGAGTAGAGGCATTATCTCGTGGAATGCACTAATCACAAGTTTTTCACAGCATGGAAATGAAGAGGCAGCCATTCAGCTATTTGACCTGATGCAAGAAGAAGCAGTTTGTCCAGATGATTACACTTTTGTCGGGTTGTTATCATCTTGCAGCCGAATGGGCCTAGTTGCAGAGGGTTGTGGATATTTCAAACTGATGAACACCATGTATAATGTGAAGCCTAAGATGGAGCATTACACCTGCATGGTTGATCTTTTTGCCCGTGCTGGAAGATTTTCTGATGCACTTGAGTTTATTGATGCCATGCCTTGTCATCCGGACCAACTCGTGTGGGAAGCTTTGCTAGCTTCATGTAGGACTCATGGTAATGTGGAGTTGGGAAGGCTGGCAGCAAAGAAGATTCTTGAAATAAGACCAGATGATCCTTCACCATACATTACATTATCCAGCATTCACGCTTCAATTGACATGTGGGAAGAGAAGGCTTGGAATCGTACTGTGTTTGACGTCCAGCGAGTAAGAAAAGACGTGGGAAGTAGTTGGGTTGCTGGAGAAGaattttcagataatacatgtgaTGTATTGCAAGTTGGAATAACATAAGATTGGCATGATGCGTTGATGCTTCGTTTTCTACACATCAGGTGGAGTTACACTTGATAGTTGTATTGAGACATAATGGACTCAACCGTGTGAGATTGACTGACTGCTCGCCGTGGTTGTCATGTCCGGGAATTGACCCCAATGTCATTTCTCCACTAGAAAGATGACTTGGTACGAAGGACAAGATTATTATCCTTTATATGCCATAGGACTTGGTTGCAATATGTTTGTTATCTCAAGGTGAGGCAGTCTGTTCTGTTACTAACACTGTTATAAACTGCAAACAGAGTTCTTACTACTATGTACATTCTTGTATATTGTCAGGTGAGTTTTGATGTTATTGGAAATTTAGAGGTGTAATCCCATTATTGGAAGCAAATGCAATGCCAGGCATTGATACCCTTTTTGCATTCAACCTGCAATGGAAGGTCAGTATGAGCATTGCCCAGCTCTTCTTATATATGCTCTCTGATTTGTAAATTAAGTTGTAATATGCTAATGTCAGGTTAACTGCAACATCAACAATCTGTATACCAGGATCTTGTATGTGCTTACTATTCACAATTCAAAACACTGGAGCTTCACTACTCAATATATGTCAGTATGTGATGATTCGTGCGATTTTGTTGAGCCTAGGGATGCAAAGTGGCGTCCCACGTCAGCCTGCTTCCTTCAGTTGATAAAAAGACCAAGTCTGGCCCCTATTTGCTGTAATCAGTGCATTTTATACTGGTAGCTTAGTTTAGTGGGCCTTAGCAGGATGCCACTTTGCATCCCTAGTTGAGCTTGTAATGTAAGTTGATTAGTCACTGCAAATTCTGCTAGTCATATTGATCCTTGGTTGATCTCTTTTGAGGTAATTTATGCATGACTGGACTGCCATTAACTAGATATAATCACATTTCCCAGATACCCAAATTACAAGATGGGTGGAACAGTCAAAAGAAGAACTGTAGAGCAACCATTTGTTGAGTACTTGGATTTCATGAAGTGATCTGACTTCAGTTTACATGATACCAGTACCAATTCTTACATGGAAAACTAGTTGGAACTTATGTGCTCTATGTATATACTGTCATTATTTGCATATCACTTCTCCTCTCCAAACGGTACATTTGAATGCCCTTTATTTGTCACACCAAAAAATGAATTGAATTACAGTAGTGTAGTGCATGCTTTCTAACATTAGTTGGTGTTACATCTGAACTGTTTGGGAGTTCTGCAATCCTAGAGCGTGCTGCAATGATGCCCCATGCTGTTAGTGCTCTTCGACTTCATGAAAAGGAAGTGGAACAACCTTCACAGCTCTGAACTTCCCTGCATTGTTTAGGTGTTCGTTCTCCAGCCTGACATAGAGGTTTTTCATAGTGTTCTTTTAGTGCAAATTCAGGTTTGTATATCCATTACAATGAAAAACATAAAATTCAAGAGTTAGGATTCATTTGCAAAAACTTTACCTGTAGAAGTTCCAGTGGCCTCGTCGAATCACCTCAAGAGCTGCTAAAAAGAATAGAGTTACTCTAGAATCCAGGCTTCCAATGTTAGGGTGGATGACAGTTTGAAGCCAAGCAAGCCTCAAAAGAAGGTTCAAACCCTGAAATGCCAGGCTCTCTGTAAGTACAtgcaatttatctttgcttgcaaTTTTTTGATGCAAACCTTAATTGTTGTAGAGAACATACCATGGATATGAAATAGATGTATTTTTGTTTAAGTATCAGATCATTACGAAGCCAAGGGTTCTTGGAGTTGAACTGTAGAAGACCCCAGTCCTTGACAAAGTCCCAGTACAGTTGGTAGATAGTGGCGATACTTGACACGATGACGACAAGTGACAGCCATCCAGCACTGTTATCATTCTCATATGCCACTTTTGTTCCTGCAGCAAGCATTGCTGACACGTACTTCCCAAGGTTGACAATGTGGTTTATGTCCCCTTCGTCAAACCATCTCCTTGCACACTGTCAGGACAAATCGTAAGAATAAGAAAGAGCATTACTACCTATAAGAAGTCTGAAGAACAGACATTGTGATGTGGTAAGTAATGTTCAATCTTGTATACCTGCATGGCTCTCCAGTAGTAGGGCAGGAAGGATACTGCATAAGCCAAATCTCTAAAATGTTTCACTCTTGTGCAGTATCCATAGTCTTGTGTCTTATAGCTGCTGGTTATGTAATAACATGCCAGGTATTCCAGGGTCCGAAGCACGGGTACCTATTTTCCAGCAAATCATTACTTTATTAGCCATTCCAAATTAAACATCGTCATTGCTTCTCTACATGCCACTGTAGTAATATGTACcactccctctgtctcaaaatgTAAGATGTTTTTTGACTCTAGTGTCGAAAAATATCATACATTCTGAGACAGAGGGAATAGTAATAGTAACTCAAACAAACATTCATGTTGACAAAAGCAATTTTTGTTGGATGAATTTTTGCTGTAATCAGTTCATGTTGAAAACGGACCCTACTGAGCATTTTTGTTTAAGCTAGCACAACTGAATTTGACAAATATTTAGCTCCTATTATTTGATTACCTGGCTACAAAGCTGATCAGCCATGAAGAAATCAACCATGACAACCTGCATATAAACATGAATTTAGCAATTTGTTTTATTGTATGGAGTTTAATAGGACTCCGTCTACTCAACTGAAAAAAAAATGCTCTTCAGCTAAATACCTTGTAAAAGGGGGTTAGAATGATGTTTCTGATCACACTTAGGAAGTGATAACGACTTGATCGGTAGAGGATTTTGAAAGGGCAGACCAATACTAATAAGAACACCTGAATAAACAAAACATCAGCCTCATATTGGGTATAACAACATTGGACATTGCATTTGTAACGTTGAATATAGCATACCAGAAGAAGGCACCCTGGGATTGCTTGGACTGTACTTGAAGAATACCCTTTGACAATGAGTGTGAGGTGTGCAAACATGACACCAACAACAATCGTCATAGAGGTAGTGCAGATCAAGAACACATCACGATACTTGAGCTCTTTGGTAGGTGCAAATTCGAATATGAATGCGTAGTTTATGCGTGTCTTTCTCCACATGAAGAtgttgcatccatagaggaagagGTGCAGAAAGAAGAGGCTGAACATGCTGCAGTTTGGGATCGTTTAATGTCAGTACGGCAGCATTGAGTTTTAACACCTTTTGTTTCTTATTAAGAGTATAGTAGCAATTGAATTGACATGTTGGGTGCTTACCTAAGGACAGGGTAGGATGTTGACATGTAGACCTTGTTTGACTGATGAGTGTACATCCCAGCTATGTGCGCCATGATACAATAACCGATAAATAGTGCAACAAAGCCACCAGTGAATAGTCCTGAAAATTTGACAGTAGTGCATAAGGATTCCGAAATTATCTTGATGGAGTTGGAAGGAACGCAAAGCTTATAAACAACTATTACCTATGAAAAATGTGGTAGCATGTGATTCTTCTTTCTGATTTGGCTTCAGATATTTCATTGCTTTCCTTTTGTCACCGCTTGTGAAATGTCTCACAAACAGCTCCTCGACATCGTCCATTAGCCTGATTGCCTGTTAACAGGAAGTTTTCAGTCAGAGCTCGCAACCTTCGGAGTTTTGGTAGAACGAAATCCTTCAGATCTTCTCAAGAGTGCTGTATGCTTGGAAAATACCTTATCAGAGCTATTAAAGTAGGAGCTCTCCGCTACTTTCAGGTAAATTGTCTGCACTTCCTTCGCTGTAACCTGCAACACGAAAAAATGTTTCGTTCTTTCAGCATTGCTTATATGTGATAACTTTCAGGCAATGCGGTAAGGAGAGAGGCGAACCTTGTcaaatttcttcaaaatcttcacaaaAGCCAACATGTTCAAGCTCCTGCAACAAGAGTGCTTTCCTGTCAGTACCCACTCGGCGCACAAAGCAGAACAACATACCAAGTCATCAGCTACACCTACCGATACGTCTTGAGGTACCCCAAGCCCTTGTACAGCTCAACCAGGgctcctctgatcatcttctctGCCTGGTGCACCTTTTTCTTGTTGATGCTCAATTTCTCACCGCCATCGCCACCATTCCCCCCAGTCTTCCTTGACTGGCTTAGCATGTCATCGAACAGAAGTTCACGGATGGCGAACACCGTCCTCGACGGCGTGGTGACTGGAATGTTTATCCTCACGCTCCTGCCCTGGCAAGTGACCGCCCTCCCCGAGAATGTCCTCAGCTTGTTGGCAGCTTCGTCTCTTGGCTTCTCAGTCCTCCCCGAGTCACCCAGACCTTCGGAGATGGGAACATGGTCCTCCCCTTCATCGGTGTTTTTTGCAGCAGCATCGCCGGCGAGCTTTTCTTGACTTACATGTTCTTGCTCTGTAATGCCCCTGAGGGACTGGTCTCCTGTAATTTTGGTGGCAAGCCACAAATCAATTTCTATGCGACTTCGAAGCCCGAAGAACTCACTCATGGGGTGTATATGTGAATATGTGATGGGGAATGGGTGTCATCCACTCATCCTTTTCTGGGATGATTTGGTATGACAACATtcaattcattgcttgctcatagAAAAGTAACAATGAGTAACTAGCTCCTGGCTGATGAAGAAGTACCTCGGCGATGAAACTAAATACGCCTTTCAACTGCACGCCAAACCCAACAACTGCTGGACTAATTTGGACATGCCAACCAGGATTGCCTCTCCCAATTCTCCCTTCCAACTGAATAAGACCACTGGAGTAGTAGTCTTATTATTTATGCATATGTCAAGATCAGCTAGGCAGCAGTAGCTGGCCTAGCTAATCAGCCTTTACCCTCAACTGGCTTAATTAACAAGCATATCTAGGACATATAGTGGCATGCatttatgtatgtgtgtgtacACTCACCATGCAGGATAGAGCAAGACACGGATGGGTCCTCCGGGTCGGTGCTCCCAGCCGCCGTCGAGCCCCCGCGGCGCCGCGCCTCGACAACGGCGGCCTTGAGCTCGATGAGGATCTGCAGCTGCCGCCTGAGGCACTCGCCGCGCTCCAGGAACTCTCCCTCCTTCCTCTCGTAGAACCGGTTCACCTTGTTCAGCTGCTCGTCCAGCCTCTGGAAGAAGGCCCTGGCCGCCTCCGCTTCCACGCCGTCGAACCCTGCCGCGTCAAGAACCTCCGTCTCGTACACCTCTCCGGCCACCGCGCCGTCGTTGCCGCCGCTTGCCAGCTTCCTGTGCACCTGCATTACACACGTAGCAACGGAACATATATACGAACCTCATCTCAGTCGACCATCTCATATGGAAAATAGTCTGCACGAGGCTGTATATGTGCGCTGCATACCTGTATGGCGCCGTGCTCCTTGTGGTGGCCATGGGGGTTGAGGAACGGGAGCCTCATCACCCAGTGGCTGGCAGCCACGGGCGGCTGGCACTGTGCCGCCGGGGGCGCTGCCTCGGCGGCCTGCACCCTCTTGATGTCCTTCTTGAGCAGACAGTAGTCGACGAAGGCCTCCTTCCATTCCGGCACGAGCTGGCCCTCGAACTGCTTGGAGAACTTTACCATTGGCGGCCTCAGGGTGCAGCAGTGCAGCTCGCCGCAGCTGTGGTGGTGGCACCGGTGCGCGGTGGGTGTCTCAAAGGAAGCCATGGGGTAAGGCGCACTTATATGAGCTCCATGCGAGTGTGCGCCAGCAGCGTCCATTGGAGGAGAATATGGAACTAGAATCTACGAGAGGGAGGGCTGAAGGAGACGGGGGAATTAGCTGCTGCTCATGTGGGGGGTTTATGCTAGCTAGCTCCTGTCGATTTGCTGATCACCAGTTGggcttgtgtgtgtgttttggcgCCTTGGGTTGGGTTGGGTTGGATGGATTCTCCGTCTCTGTTAGCTCCCCAgttgagagaggagggagagggatggTGGGAGGGACCTGTTTTATAGGATGAATGGATAGGTGTGTCACTCACTCCATTGGACCATCGGTGACGATGGTGGAGGCTGTTAGGGTCGTGCATGGCTCTAGTGCAGAGAAATGTGTCCCGCAGAGGATGAAGAAATGGGCCAACGGGAGAAAGAGCTTGCACATGCCACTCAGCTCACTGGCCATTTTGGCGCATCCTTTGTTCCCAGAATTCTGAAAATGTAGGAACATGGAAAATGTAGGACTGCAGCGGTGTGCTCATTTGAATCCTACGTGATTTTGGTTTGTTTGATTGCATCACAGGAAAAACGAAGTATTTTTTTCAAGGGATTTGAGTGGATGCTAAAATTCCTATTGAATGTAGTACAAAGGAATCCTTTGGGGAAAAAAAATCTGTAGGATTCAACACTGTGAATCAAACAACCATCGCAGGAAAAAATTCCTAAGATTTATAGTCTTTCAAAATTCTTATGGAAATCTTTTGAATCTAATTGCATGCAGCCACGAAAATAATCACTGACACTATAATTTGCCAATGTCCCAAGTCCCAACAAATAAGACACCGCTTTGCTACTACTAAGTTGATTAAGATTTTCTTATGCCGAAATCTGTTCCTGGCAAATGCAAACTCAGTTTTGTGAAAAGAGAAACTGAAATTGCATTTTTCAAAACTGACATAGAAATGAAAAAGAATCCTAATCAGCTTCGATGTAGATGTACCTTTCATATGATTCATGCATGTACTTTAGTGGCGATTACGACTGTATTTATCGTCTGTTCAATATTTTTTTGGGGGCGAATAGCTTACCAGGCTTGGCGTCTAGTCTTAGACCGTTCAATCTGTTTACTTCACAATCTATTTACTTCACAATCTAGTTGTCAACGTATATGAGCTACATTTTTTTCTAGATTCCTGTCTGTTTAGAAGGATTTTTATAGGAAATAGTTCAATCACGGTACAAAAGTTTCTTGCCTTCAAACGTGCAGGGGATCCCTTATTTTCAGCTCATGGGATGACTTACGGACCCAGAATGCCATAAGCTGAAAAGAGGCATAGCTTATGCACAACTGTGGAATTAAGACCCTCTATTGACTTTGTCGTCAATGTAGGTAAAAATTTACCCACCAGCATAATGCCAATCTTATCTATATTTGCTAAATATTTATAACTATTAGAAGGTCTATTACGATTTTACTGGACTAGTACACCTCATGTGACTATTCTTACAACATGACGTTGTACAGTTAGGTACCATGCTTCTACATTTCCTGAGAAGTTAGAACTCCATCAAACGCCCCACAATGCACTCCTTGGAAAGAAGTTAGAAGACAGCTATTTCAACGTCCCTCGCGTCGCCTCCTCCATGGATGGAGGTGGAGCTGTCTGGCGTCGTGATGGTGTTGACGGCAAGCCCGACAAGGTCATTTCATTGATGAGCGTAGGAGCGAGGTCAGGGAAAGCAACCCTGATCAGACCACCATTATCATCAAGCTTGTAGGTGGAGCGACTTTTGTCGCCTAGAAGGTGGATTCGGAAGGATCGATGTTGTCTTGTAAGGCATTATTGAATATTATAATAAAAATGTATTATTCTGAACATTGTTCAAGTCCACTCCAAATTatctatactactattaaacaaTCCAACAAGAATTACACTACAGACACCCCATCAAACGCCCCACAAAAAAAACAACCAATCAATACCCCACGATTAATCCCACAGATCTTAATCTAACAGCCCTCGTTAATCCATCGTCTGCTGGGTGTACTTAGCAATTACAATTGGCTGAACATACTTCACCAACGAAACTTTCAATCAcgcaagaaaaaaaagaggagaacaTGCCCAGCAACGTCCCCTGTAATCACGGGACCATCCAGCCACAAGGATCACGGGCGACGTTGACATTGGAGATTGGcatgccccctccccctcctcttccccgccgccCCCCTTCCCGTCCTCCGCGCGGAGTCCTGACTCGGGGCGGCGCGATGGCGGCGACGGCCGGGGCGGCCGCGGAGATCGTGCGGGAGATCGCGACCGTGTGCGCCGCCGACCTGGCCGCCGCCGCGGAGCCGCTGCGGGCCGACTACCTCCGCCTCGCGTGCAAGGTGTCCCTGCTCACGCACCTCATCGCCGAGGTCGCCGAGGCGGCGGGGGAGGACGGCGCGGCCGAGCCCGAGGCGACGGCCTGGGTGACCGACCTGCTCCGGGCGCCGCTGCGGGTCGAGATGGGCACCCGCCGCCCCCTTGTCCTCCAGATGGTCCACGACCCCACCGCCCTCGATCCCCGCTGCCGCTTCCAGGTGCGTGACGCGCTTCACCTcttctagggttccccccccccttcgTTCCCTCACAGATCGAGTCTGGTGCTCCTGGTAAACGCGTGCGAGCGGCTGATTAGCGTGGGTATCGCGAACATATTACTTGCCCATGCTGGAAGAGGTGGAAGCAGTGGGATGACTGAGGCAGTTGCTGAGATAGCACGCGCGGTTGCACGATCATGGCTTGCTCCTCTTACTGAAACTGCATGTGATCGGCTTGCATTTGTCCTGCAAAGCTTATTTGACCTTGCAATGGAGCGCAGCCACACTGATGATTCAAGATGTAAGACTTGGCATTTTTATTTTGCTGGGGTTCATCTTGCTTCTAGCCTTATTTAGTAGTCCAATTATTATTGTGTAGTACTTTTTCTATCGCAGGCTAGGATGACTTGGCTGCCGCGCGTGCTTGAATCAATTCCCTTTGAATCAATTCTTCTGTTGTTTGTTTATATTCAGAATCAATTGTACAGTATTATTGTTGATACAATTTATTCCGACAACTTTTTGTTAGTAGATGGGATAATAGTTTTATAGACTTCATATGATTTCTTCCATGGTTTGTCCTGAATAATTTGCCAACACGATGCAGGTTTATGTGATTAGCACCTGCTGGCAAAATCAAGTGCCACACAAAGTGCATAACTATTTTCAAATAATTGAGATTTTGGCACCTAGGCTAATCATCAGTATGTGTTCAAGGATAAAGAAAGGCATGAGCCTGAGCTTCTTATATTTCCATATACGTTTGACATTCAAGTTTAACCAGTTAGAAGATTTTTCAAAATCATGTGTAatagatttattttcttgttatatCTGTAGGCAAGATTTTCAAGTTGTTAGCCATGCAAAAGGGCAAGCTAGCTGATTGGTTGTGTGCAGTGGCGAATCTTGACAGAAAATAAAGGGAGGGCTCAATGTTAACCATGTGAAGAAAAAAACATTAACTATCAGTTTTTTAGTTTAGATAATGTTTTTTTATGATTAATACTAGCAATTTTGTTTTCTAATTTTTGGAGGGGCAGCTTAAGCCTGTTGAAGCACCCCCCCTTGGATTCGCCACTGGTTGTGTGCAGTACTCTGGTTTTCAGGTTTCTTCTTACATGGATTCTTTGTTGTATTTTAATAAGGATCCAGATCAATGATTTTGCAATGAACACATGTGTGAGTATGACTTTGACCCAACCTGCATCAGCCTTGGTGTGCCACCAGCATCTCTGTAGCACGTGTCTGATAATGTGATGCTAACTTCGAATATTGTTTTTTTACAGGTGGTGGAAGGGGCCTTGAGATTTCCATGTTGGGGAAGAAGTGGTCTTTTGCTGCAGGGAAGGGAAGGGCACCAGGTGATTCGTTTTTCTCTATCAATTTGtcattgattatatatattttttgaggaGTCGGTCACTTGTATGGAGAACTGGGTACATGCTGATCGGTAGGATGGAAAGAGATTGCACTGAGTATGCTCTATAGTTCATTGGCTGCCATTGAGGAAGTGAGATGAAGTGTTTAAAGTTTTTCTGAACCTTTTCCTAGAGTACAATCCTTTGGTGTCCTCAACAGACACTGCCAATTCACACTTCATCCTAGCTGGCACTGAATGTTTGCACGCAAGAGTTAATCTACCATAGTACTTCAAAATCTATATTATTTGCTACTGGCCAAGCTACCTGTGAGCGAGTTGTGAAAGATAAACATGTTCATCAATCCATTTAATTGCAAATTACAAGTGTCTTCCTTATGATTTTAGGATTTGGTTGTATAAGCACTGAATATTTGTAAGCATAGCCTTGTTTTAGCATAGACATGTGAGGGACAATCAAAATGCTGCTGGAAAAGGAACAAAAGTATACTTGTATATATACTGCAATCTTGAGACACATGCCTATTTTACCTGGACTATCAAAGCAAAAGATTATTTGCGAACCCAATTAATGATACTCTTCTAGGTTTCAGATTACCAACCGTCAGTGCCTTATTTTGAAGAGGATTATACAATCTTCATACTGGAGATGGCCAGTTGCAGTTTCATCTAAACAATGGGGTTTGAAACTTTTGCAGGGCCTAGATTTGAGAATGCTGGAGTGTGTAGACATTCCCAAACCATCATATTGGGGGTCTGTAGTCCGGTCTTATATTTCTTACCCTGAGCATTATGTATTATCTCACATGTTCACTTAAATTGTACCATCTTATTTGTTGTCTGATTTTTGTTTGTTTATAATAATACAGGAAGAGATAAGGAAGTACTAATTTGTTATGGCTTTATTTATGTCGCTCTGGTGGTACACTCGCTTTGCCTATCCACCGAGAGAGGAGGATGGTGGATTCAAAATTTCATAGTTTCTTGCGTATCTGAGTTCTCAATTTTATGTAAATGTTGTATAGTATTTGTGTTGATGCGTTTGTTCTTGTAGATGCATTCTCACACATATGATCCTTTATATTCACATTTATTGACACTTATTTTGATGTGTTATTATTTTCTC harbors:
- the LOC123410363 gene encoding pentatricopeptide repeat-containing protein At4g13650-like; this translates as MHDHLAALLRGGRHPRAVHGAAAKLGCLASTYLCNNLLLSYISGSLHAEARRLFDEMPHRNVVSWSVLVSGASRLGALREAFFLFSDMLRSGERGGCDRPNSFVLGALVAGCARAKDTVAGAQAHASALKFGVDEDESVAGALVDMYSKCGRVDLSWRAFALSPQRCVASWTSIISCLVNHGCSEHRDAAIALLKRMLLLKVWPTNATFSCILKVFDAPELLPGGKQIHGCLLKMGTEVDPALGTALIAMYGRCGGVNEMARLSCRIRHDAFSRTSLLVAFARNGCNMEAVWNFREMVMENMAIDQSAVTSLLQVCSSLGQLRVAKEVHCYALKAFFKLDTLLLNATITVYGRCGDVTSSEIIFDRLENKDIISWTALLTCYAQNDLALETLLLFREMLRKGLGSPVFCITSVLRACSSTTNYAVGWQIHSRVVKLGIDDANSVENALLTMYAKCGSVHVALKIFNSMRSRGIISWNALITSFSQHGNEEAAIQLFDLMQEEAVCPDDYTFVGLLSSCSRMGLVAEGCGYFKLMNTMYNVKPKMEHYTCMVDLFARAGRFSDALEFIDAMPCHPDQLVWEALLASCRTHGNVELGRLAAKKILEIRPDDPSPYITLSSIHASIDMWEEKAWNRTVFDVQRVRKDVGSSWVAGEEFSDNTCDVLQVGIT
- the LOC123410362 gene encoding phosphate transporter PHO1-3 isoform X2, with translation MDAAGAHSHGAHISAPYPMASFETPTAHRCHHHSCGELHCCTLRPPMVKFSKQFEGQLVPEWKEAFVDYCLLKKDIKRVQAAEAAPPAAQCQPPVAASHWVMRLPFLNPHGHHKEHGAIQVHRKLASGGNDGAVAGEVYETEVLDAAGFDGVEAEAARAFFQRLDEQLNKVNRFYERKEGEFLERGECLRRQLQILIELKAAVVEARRRGGSTAAGSTDPEDPSVSCSILHGDQSLRGITEQEHVSQEKLAGDAAAKNTDEGEDHVPISEGLGDSGRTEKPRDEAANKLRTFSGRAVTCQGRSVRINIPVTTPSRTVFAIRELLFDDMLSQSRKTGGNGGDGGEKLSINKKKVHQAEKMIRGALVELYKGLGYLKTYRSLNMLAFVKILKKFDKVTAKEVQTIYLKVAESSYFNSSDKAIRLMDDVEELFVRHFTSGDKRKAMKYLKPNQKEESHATTFFIGLFTGGFVALFIGYCIMAHIAGMYTHQSNKVYMSTSYPVLSMFSLFFLHLFLYGCNIFMWRKTRINYAFIFEFAPTKELKYRDVFLICTTSMTIVVGVMFAHLTLIVKGYSSSTVQAIPGCLLLVFLLVLVCPFKILYRSSRYHFLSVIRNIILTPFYKVVMVDFFMADQLCSQVPVLRTLEYLACYYITSSYKTQDYGYCTRVKHFRDLAYAVSFLPYYWRAMQCARRWFDEGDINHIVNLGKYVSAMLAAGTKVAYENDNSAGWLSLVVIVSSIATIYQLYWDFVKDWGLLQFNSKNPWLRNDLILKQKYIYFISMGLNLLLRLAWLQTVIHPNIGSLDSRVTLFFLAALEVIRRGHWNFYRLENEHLNNAGKFRAVKVVPLPFHEVEEH
- the LOC123410362 gene encoding phosphate transporter PHO1-3 isoform X1 translates to MDAAGAHSHGAHISAPYPMASFETPTAHRCHHHSCGELHCCTLRPPMVKFSKQFEGQLVPEWKEAFVDYCLLKKDIKRVQAAEAAPPAAQCQPPVAASHWVMRLPFLNPHGHHKEHGAIQVHRKLASGGNDGAVAGEVYETEVLDAAGFDGVEAEAARAFFQRLDEQLNKVNRFYERKEGEFLERGECLRRQLQILIELKAAVVEARRRGGSTAAGSTDPEDPSVSCSILHGDQSLRGITEQEHVSQEKLAGDAAAKNTDEGEDHVPISEGLGDSGRTEKPRDEAANKLRTFSGRAVTCQGRSVRINIPVTTPSRTVFAIRELLFDDMLSQSRKTGGNGGDGGEKLSINKKKVHQAEKMIRGALVELYKGLGYLKTYRSLNMLAFVKILKKFDKVTAKEVQTIYLKVAESSYFNSSDKAIRLMDDVEELFVRHFTSGDKRKAMKYLKPNQKEESHATTFFIGLFTGGFVALFIGYCIMAHIAGMYTHQSNKVYMSTSYPVLSMFSLFFLHLFLYGCNIFMWRKTRINYAFIFEFAPTKELKYRDVFLICTTSMTIVVGVMFAHLTLIVKGYSSSTVQAIPGCLLLVCYIQRYKCNVQCCYTQYEADVLFIQVFLLVLVCPFKILYRSSRYHFLSVIRNIILTPFYKVVMVDFFMADQLCSQVPVLRTLEYLACYYITSSYKTQDYGYCTRVKHFRDLAYAVSFLPYYWRAMQCARRWFDEGDINHIVNLGKYVSAMLAAGTKVAYENDNSAGWLSLVVIVSSIATIYQLYWDFVKDWGLLQFNSKNPWLRNDLILKQKYIYFISMGLNLLLRLAWLQTVIHPNIGSLDSRVTLFFLAALEVIRRGHWNFYRLENEHLNNAGKFRAVKVVPLPFHEVEEH
- the LOC123408522 gene encoding uncharacterized protein LOC123408522 yields the protein MAATAGAAAEIVREIATVCAADLAAAAEPLRADYLRLACKVSLLTHLIAEVAEAAGEDGAAEPEATAWVTDLLRAPLRVEMGTRRPLVLQMVHDPTALDPRCRFQVRDALHLF